One genomic window of Trichlorobacter lovleyi includes the following:
- the hisG gene encoding ATP phosphoribosyltransferase, whose product MSTVLRFGIPKGSLEEATVDLFKQAGWQIGISSRSYFPTVDDGEMKCHLIRPQEMGKYVERGTIDVGIAGRDWIRENDSDVVEVCEMVYSKVSRRPVRWVLVVAQDSPVQGPEDLQGATISTELVEFTKRYFKERNIQVNVEFSWGATEAKVVDGLCDAIVEVTETGSTIRANNLRIVCDLMESVPVMVANKSAWEDPWKRAKIEQIATLLNSALRAEGMVGLKLNAPAEKVEAITGILPSQKAPTVAHLYKSDWVSIESILPEKEVRRIVPELLRLGAEGIIEYPLSKII is encoded by the coding sequence ATGAGCACCGTACTACGTTTCGGTATCCCGAAAGGGAGCCTGGAAGAGGCCACGGTAGACCTGTTCAAGCAGGCCGGCTGGCAGATCGGCATCTCTTCCCGCAGCTACTTCCCCACGGTTGATGACGGCGAGATGAAATGCCACCTGATCCGGCCGCAGGAGATGGGCAAATATGTGGAACGCGGCACCATTGATGTGGGGATCGCAGGCCGCGACTGGATTCGCGAAAACGACTCCGATGTGGTGGAAGTCTGCGAGATGGTCTACTCCAAGGTTTCCCGCCGCCCGGTACGCTGGGTGCTGGTGGTGGCCCAGGATTCGCCGGTCCAGGGGCCGGAGGATCTGCAGGGTGCCACCATCTCCACTGAACTGGTGGAGTTCACCAAGCGCTACTTCAAGGAGCGCAATATCCAGGTCAATGTCGAATTTTCCTGGGGCGCCACCGAAGCCAAGGTGGTTGATGGGCTCTGTGATGCCATTGTTGAGGTCACCGAGACCGGCTCAACCATCCGGGCCAACAACCTGCGGATCGTCTGTGACCTGATGGAATCGGTACCGGTCATGGTGGCCAACAAGAGCGCCTGGGAAGACCCCTGGAAACGGGCCAAGATCGAACAGATCGCAACCCTGCTCAATTCGGCCCTGCGGGCCGAGGGGATGGTCGGCCTGAAACTGAACGCCCCGGCTGAAAAGGTGGAGGCGATCACCGGCATCCTGCCCAGCCAGAAGGCGCCAACCGTTGCCCACCTCTACAAATCCGACTGGGTTTCGATTGAGAGCATCCTGCCTGAAAAAGAGGTGCGCCGGATCGTGCCGGAACTGCTCCGCCTGGGGGCCGAGGGGATCATTGAATACCCGCTGAGCAAGATCATCTGA
- a CDS encoding TonB-dependent receptor plug domain-containing protein, with amino-acid sequence MKKRTSVLCVSFVLCLGAVSAVQGADAPLAQPDTVVALNNPSEGKELLMFFEEQDLVTATKRPTSLRKAPAIATIITADEIRNMGARNLLDVLKMVPGFGVSITEFGGNMVEVRGIRSSLSEKILVMIDGHSLNKNFTGSALYRVAGMLPMENIKQVEVVRGPGSALYGTSAFVATINIITRTAEEINGFEAKAGGGSFNSFKGNLLGGKAIGDNLTVVGSLDHYQSQGAKLTVGADTLTGTPFSKAPGTPDLYFKQTDAFLKVGYGDLSFRGYYVTKQEGMYVGIVSALTDDSSKAQVDNYWGELAYNLKLTDDLSANLKLYYDYFEQDPTMKIYPNGFAGLYPNGMIGKPLVKNRTIGGELQADWDLFADNHLIAGVSFEEMHQYDVQQLANFNPLTGAPLASVQEVANWNKDVTRQVFAAYLQDEWQLPAQINLTAGLRYDHYSDFGDTINPRVGLVWSFLEDADLKLLYGQAFRAPNFQELYNINNATVIGNPNLKPERIQTYEAGVAWRLNRYFAANLNYFISTIDDQIGWIPSTTAGQPALNANIGKTETQGVELGCNGAVGTDLYWKLNYTYQDPRDISNNKRLPYVPSQRVSGSINYALTKYLNLHTDLLWTGVRPRDTGDTRPQMPSYTTVDLAATLKNFYKTLEIQATIRNLFDQHYKDPDTSGGAVNFTKTAPKVPGDFPREGISGFVTVSYRF; translated from the coding sequence ATGAAAAAGAGGACGTCGGTTTTATGCGTATCTTTTGTGTTGTGTTTGGGGGCTGTCAGTGCGGTTCAGGGGGCTGATGCCCCTCTGGCCCAGCCGGATACGGTTGTCGCCCTCAATAATCCGTCTGAGGGCAAGGAACTGCTCATGTTTTTTGAGGAGCAAGACCTGGTTACCGCCACCAAACGCCCCACCTCTTTACGCAAAGCCCCTGCTATCGCTACGATCATAACCGCCGACGAGATTAGAAACATGGGAGCCCGCAATCTGCTGGATGTACTGAAGATGGTGCCTGGCTTCGGTGTTTCCATCACTGAGTTTGGCGGGAATATGGTAGAGGTCCGTGGTATCAGATCTTCGCTCAGTGAAAAAATACTGGTCATGATCGACGGCCATTCTTTGAATAAAAATTTTACCGGAAGCGCCTTATACCGTGTGGCAGGTATGCTTCCGATGGAGAACATCAAGCAGGTGGAGGTGGTGCGCGGGCCGGGCTCTGCTCTCTACGGTACCAGCGCTTTTGTGGCAACGATCAATATCATTACCCGTACTGCCGAGGAAATAAACGGCTTTGAGGCCAAGGCCGGCGGAGGAAGTTTTAACAGCTTCAAGGGGAACCTGCTTGGCGGTAAGGCGATTGGTGATAATCTTACCGTTGTGGGCAGTCTGGATCATTATCAGTCACAAGGCGCAAAGCTGACCGTTGGCGCTGATACGCTGACCGGCACCCCGTTTTCAAAAGCCCCCGGTACACCTGATCTTTACTTTAAACAGACCGATGCCTTTCTGAAGGTCGGCTATGGTGATCTCTCCTTTCGAGGCTACTATGTTACCAAACAGGAGGGGATGTATGTAGGTATTGTATCCGCCCTCACGGACGATTCCAGCAAAGCCCAGGTTGATAACTATTGGGGGGAACTGGCCTACAACCTGAAGCTGACAGACGATCTTTCTGCGAACCTGAAGCTTTATTACGATTATTTTGAGCAGGACCCCACCATGAAGATTTATCCGAATGGGTTCGCCGGACTCTACCCCAACGGAATGATTGGCAAGCCGTTGGTCAAAAACCGCACCATTGGCGGGGAGCTGCAGGCGGATTGGGACCTGTTTGCCGACAACCACCTGATTGCAGGGGTCTCCTTTGAGGAAATGCATCAGTATGATGTTCAGCAACTGGCCAACTTCAATCCGCTGACCGGTGCGCCGCTTGCTTCGGTTCAGGAGGTGGCTAACTGGAACAAGGATGTGACCCGCCAGGTCTTTGCCGCCTATCTTCAGGATGAATGGCAGCTGCCGGCTCAAATCAACCTGACTGCCGGTCTGCGTTATGACCACTACAGTGATTTTGGTGATACCATAAATCCGAGGGTAGGGCTGGTTTGGAGCTTTCTGGAGGATGCCGATCTGAAACTGCTGTATGGGCAGGCCTTCCGTGCCCCCAACTTTCAGGAACTGTACAATATTAACAATGCAACGGTGATCGGCAACCCAAACCTCAAGCCTGAACGGATTCAGACCTACGAGGCTGGCGTGGCCTGGCGCCTGAACCGCTACTTTGCAGCGAACCTGAACTACTTTATCAGCACGATCGACGACCAGATCGGCTGGATTCCTTCAACCACGGCAGGCCAGCCCGCGCTCAATGCCAATATCGGCAAAACCGAGACACAAGGGGTTGAGTTGGGATGTAACGGGGCAGTGGGGACCGACCTGTATTGGAAGCTGAACTATACCTATCAGGACCCGCGTGATATCAGCAATAATAAACGACTGCCCTATGTGCCGTCGCAGCGTGTCTCCGGCAGTATCAACTACGCCTTGACCAAATACCTGAACCTGCATACTGACCTGCTCTGGACCGGAGTGCGTCCTCGGGATACAGGCGACACCAGACCGCAGATGCCCTCCTATACGACGGTTGATCTGGCCGCGACACTTAAAAATTTCTATAAAACCTTGGAAATACAAGCAACGATCCGGAATCTCTTTGACCAGCACTACAAAGATCCTGATACCTCCGGGGGAGCGGTAAACTTTACCAAGACGGCACCGAAGGTTCCCGGAGATTTTCCCCGTGAAGGGATATCCGGATTTGTGACGGTGTCATACCGGTTTTAG
- a CDS encoding response regulator, whose amino-acid sequence MISEGQQVTSSAERRPVILVVDDDANNLAVVRDCLVAFHYTILVAEDGESAVKRADYARPDLILLDVMMPGIDGYETCRRLKALKSTHDIPVLFMTALAETGNKVKGLEAGAVDYITKPFQREELLARIAVHLHNRELTKRLQEAKELLETRVEERTAELARANNELHEKALLLEEEIAERVLAEQELHVKQTQLEALNRTLETRVQDELQRNREKDAMMIQQGRLAAMGEMISNISHQWRQPLNELGIMIQMLRVDYDEALLDGKKIDEFSCSCMEIIQYMSQTINTFRNFFQKGQPSDRFEVAAAITKTVELVQASFQTAGIALNLKLEPGGLIQGSGNEFSQVILNLFNNARDVLVERGIAAPEISVAMRLGDGQIMVTVEDNAGGISEEISGKIFDPYFTTKHKSQGVGLGLYMSKMIIEGKMGGSIEVGNTSGGACFYLTLPAAAAI is encoded by the coding sequence ATGATTTCTGAGGGGCAGCAGGTGACTTCATCCGCTGAACGGCGGCCGGTTATCCTTGTCGTCGATGACGATGCCAATAATCTCGCTGTGGTGCGCGATTGTCTGGTGGCGTTTCATTATACCATTCTGGTCGCAGAGGATGGCGAAAGCGCTGTCAAACGTGCCGACTATGCCCGGCCGGACCTGATCCTGCTCGACGTCATGATGCCGGGAATTGATGGCTATGAAACCTGCCGCAGGCTGAAGGCCTTAAAAAGTACCCACGATATTCCTGTCTTGTTCATGACCGCCCTGGCAGAAACGGGAAACAAGGTAAAGGGGCTTGAGGCCGGGGCTGTTGACTATATTACCAAGCCTTTTCAGCGGGAGGAACTGCTGGCCCGCATTGCCGTCCACCTGCACAACCGGGAGCTCACGAAAAGGCTTCAGGAGGCAAAGGAACTGCTGGAAACCAGGGTGGAGGAGCGGACAGCTGAACTGGCCCGGGCGAACAATGAGCTGCATGAAAAGGCGCTGCTGCTGGAGGAGGAGATCGCTGAACGGGTGCTGGCTGAGCAGGAGCTGCATGTCAAGCAGACCCAGCTTGAGGCCTTGAACCGGACCCTTGAAACGCGGGTGCAGGACGAGCTGCAGAGAAACCGTGAAAAGGATGCCATGATGATCCAGCAGGGCCGTCTGGCGGCCATGGGTGAGATGATCTCCAATATCTCCCACCAGTGGCGCCAGCCCCTGAATGAGCTGGGTATCATGATTCAAATGTTGCGGGTCGATTATGATGAGGCGTTGCTGGATGGTAAAAAGATTGATGAATTTTCCTGCAGCTGCATGGAGATTATTCAGTACATGTCTCAGACCATCAATACCTTCCGCAATTTCTTTCAAAAAGGACAGCCTTCCGATCGCTTCGAGGTGGCAGCTGCCATTACGAAAACCGTAGAGCTGGTGCAGGCCTCGTTTCAAACGGCCGGAATTGCGTTAAACCTGAAGCTGGAGCCCGGCGGCCTGATACAGGGGAGCGGCAATGAGTTCTCGCAGGTCATACTCAATCTGTTTAACAATGCCCGTGACGTGTTGGTGGAACGTGGCATTGCTGCTCCGGAAATATCGGTGGCCATGCGGTTGGGAGACGGTCAGATCATGGTTACTGTGGAGGATAATGCCGGCGGCATTTCAGAAGAGATCAGCGGAAAGATATTTGACCCCTACTTTACGACCAAACATAAGTCTCAGGGGGTTGGTCTGGGGCTGTATATGTCAAAAATGATCATTGAAGGGAAAATGGGCGGGAGTATTGAGGTCGGCAACACCTCTGGCGGGGCCTGCTTTTATCTTACGCTGCCTGCTGCAGCTGCCATCTGA
- a CDS encoding RluA family pseudouridine synthase — protein MLTYTITVDDHCRRLESWLQRLLPTALPAYCRKQIKSGACTLNSTKSTPDTLLSAGDSISLKESGQVMEHLNRPLPPIDLLWQDDRLLAINKPAGLAMHPAAEVDENLADIASAWLEKKANYPVRAYPVNRLDRGTSGVVLLATSSSNAGILGRQVKEEGLDKVYLTVVEGILEGAGEINQPLDGKESISRYRCLSAGENCSLLQVEPVTGRTHQIRRHLSAIGHPVLGDKRYDAQPLATLPGIALHSFRTRLQHPTPETPLTLCAPLPTALRELIIEHCGINLKELLELLLNLAEPTTP, from the coding sequence ATGCTCACCTACACCATCACTGTTGATGACCACTGCCGCCGGCTGGAAAGCTGGCTGCAACGCCTCCTGCCCACCGCCTTACCCGCCTACTGCCGCAAACAGATCAAATCCGGTGCCTGCACCCTCAACAGTACAAAATCAACACCTGACACCCTGCTCTCGGCTGGTGACAGCATCAGCCTCAAGGAAAGCGGACAAGTGATGGAACATCTGAACAGACCGCTACCACCGATTGACTTACTCTGGCAGGACGATCGCCTGCTGGCCATCAACAAACCGGCCGGACTGGCCATGCACCCCGCTGCCGAGGTGGATGAGAATCTGGCCGACATCGCCTCCGCCTGGCTGGAAAAGAAAGCCAACTACCCGGTACGGGCCTATCCGGTCAACCGGCTTGATCGCGGCACCTCCGGCGTGGTGCTGCTGGCCACCAGCTCATCCAATGCAGGCATCTTGGGCAGGCAGGTCAAGGAAGAGGGGCTGGATAAGGTTTACCTGACGGTGGTAGAAGGAATTCTGGAAGGCGCAGGCGAGATCAACCAGCCGCTGGATGGCAAGGAGTCCATCAGCCGCTACCGCTGCCTGTCTGCGGGAGAGAACTGCTCATTGCTGCAGGTAGAACCGGTTACCGGCCGGACCCACCAGATCCGGCGTCACCTCTCCGCAATCGGCCACCCGGTGCTGGGAGACAAGCGCTACGATGCGCAGCCACTGGCCACCTTGCCGGGCATCGCCCTGCACTCCTTCCGCACCAGACTGCAGCACCCCACCCCTGAGACACCGCTGACGCTCTGCGCACCGCTGCCAACCGCACTGCGGGAACTGATCATAGAACACTGCGGGATCAATCTAAAAGAGTTGCTGGAGCTGCTGCTCAACCTGGCCGAGCCAACGACGCCCTAA
- a CDS encoding ABC transporter substrate-binding protein, translated as MKALFIYLCVAVKHYRHHVIALLFLCVLHFSSTAAEAAKVLIVGDIKYAFVAGVAADIQLTVRSQVKEFAVSEVRGQLAATVEREGAEVVVALGADAVHEALRLPPSIAVVYGLVVVPPRSARANVTGVYMSPPVSEYVATVRRYLPSLSKISVVGSQAMLRSLTGGDYAQVSAYSVNSSSDLANTVNRLADAKSLLLLPDSNLLTAPVMSSVYLFSFRNNIPVLGISEANVKQGSLFALVFDPKAVSRQIGEKVQTILNGVDAGELPDSSPRRYNLYINSNTAQKMGVVIPDEMLKKARRIYQ; from the coding sequence TTGAAGGCACTTTTCATATATCTCTGCGTTGCTGTGAAACATTACCGCCACCATGTTATTGCGCTGTTGTTTCTTTGCGTTCTGCACTTCTCATCCACTGCTGCTGAAGCTGCAAAAGTGCTTATTGTCGGCGATATCAAGTATGCCTTTGTGGCCGGTGTTGCTGCAGATATTCAGCTGACTGTGAGATCACAGGTTAAGGAGTTTGCGGTCTCGGAGGTCAGGGGACAGCTTGCTGCGACCGTCGAGCGGGAAGGTGCCGAGGTTGTCGTTGCACTGGGCGCCGATGCCGTACACGAGGCCTTGCGGTTGCCGCCGTCAATTGCCGTGGTCTATGGTCTTGTGGTCGTTCCGCCCAGGTCAGCCCGGGCAAATGTCACCGGGGTATACATGTCTCCCCCGGTAAGTGAATATGTCGCGACCGTCCGGCGCTATCTTCCGTCACTCTCAAAGATCTCGGTCGTGGGGAGCCAGGCCATGTTGCGGAGCCTGACTGGCGGCGATTATGCCCAGGTGTCTGCATACAGCGTGAACAGCTCATCAGATCTTGCCAATACCGTCAACCGGCTTGCTGATGCCAAGTCACTGCTGTTGCTGCCTGACTCCAATCTGTTGACCGCCCCGGTCATGTCAAGCGTGTACCTGTTTTCCTTCAGAAATAATATCCCCGTGTTGGGTATCTCGGAAGCAAATGTGAAACAGGGCTCCCTGTTTGCCCTGGTCTTTGATCCAAAGGCAGTCAGCCGTCAGATCGGCGAGAAGGTGCAAACAATTTTAAACGGCGTTGATGCCGGAGAACTGCCTGATTCTTCACCCAGGCGGTATAACCTCTATATAAATAGCAATACTGCACAGAAAATGGGGGTCGTCATACCTGATGAAATGCTGAAAAAGGCGAGGAGAATCTACCAATGA
- the hisI gene encoding phosphoribosyl-AMP cyclohydrolase, whose translation MIEINFDKMGGLIPAVIQDYENGEVLMVAFMDKKTLDLTLRDGKTWFFSRTRNKYWMKGEESGNTQDVMEVLTDCDADTVVIKVRQNGPAACHTGNRSCFYVKWEDGQWVEHSNPLFNPEEVYKK comes from the coding sequence ATGATTGAGATTAATTTCGACAAAATGGGCGGGCTGATTCCAGCCGTGATCCAGGATTACGAGAATGGTGAAGTGCTGATGGTGGCCTTCATGGACAAAAAGACCCTTGATCTGACCCTGCGGGACGGCAAGACCTGGTTCTTCAGCCGTACCCGCAACAAGTACTGGATGAAGGGAGAGGAATCCGGCAATACCCAGGATGTGATGGAGGTATTGACCGACTGCGATGCCGACACCGTGGTGATCAAGGTCAGGCAGAACGGTCCGGCAGCCTGCCATACCGGCAACCGCAGCTGTTTCTACGTCAAGTGGGAGGATGGTCAGTGGGTCGAGCATTCCAACCCGCTCTTCAACCCCGAGGAGGTTTACAAGAAATGA
- a CDS encoding ATP-binding protein codes for MTRTAMHTNQSVPALQKQGLAGWLTSLVPLTFRGRAMLFLFPMIVIISMVYTFESISTERKILKSEIIKKGETIAAIAARNAELSLLSENFEQLKITAQPLMEIKDVAFVSFLNKRSDTLLYEGKRYPLTAPLTAGTDRVISFSEHDDVFEFVVPVITVKAAEGFFLLEGNGVDATVREQIGWVRIGLSKEVMSRSEQRIIIRGSLLAVVFSVVGALLLYLFISLATRPLYALIDAVKEVREGEHPEVDVLSPKSEIGRLTAEFNRMSRAIKEREDELKRHRDHLEELVAERTAELTIAKEQAESANRAKSDFLSSMSHELRTPLNAILGYAQILRLHNNLSDIQRQQLDIMRNSGEHLLTLINDILDVGKIEANKMDVEDAVFDLPALIAQVFNLTKLQAEEKELKFYYEPETPLPAYVRGDERKLRQILLNLLSNAVKYTRRGSVTMRVSYGRAGDGLFRCEVADTGIGIPADKLDAIFEPFTQLTNDRQAREGTGLGLNITRRLLTLIQGTMGVESTHGKGSTFWLEVPLASLLDDEISQEKSEHHVVGYRGPRKRVLVVDDTVGNTALLVSLLEPLGFDLDTAQNGQEALLLASEQRPDLVVLDLVMPELDGLEFATRLRQNSAFAATKIIGASATVTDGACKDAFVAACDDFVTKPIHIGVLLEKIAGLLGIEWETAVSAAARDDREPKTWKEDEPFVVPPPAELEALYELAMMGDMLEIEAWATALAARDTTYRCFADRLRELAKAFKAKAILALVEQYRGAAT; via the coding sequence ATGACACGTACAGCTATGCACACTAACCAATCAGTGCCGGCGCTGCAGAAACAGGGATTGGCCGGCTGGCTGACATCGTTGGTACCCCTGACATTCAGGGGACGTGCCATGCTGTTTTTGTTCCCCATGATTGTTATTATTTCCATGGTCTACACCTTTGAATCCATTTCAACCGAGAGGAAGATCCTCAAGAGCGAAATCATCAAAAAAGGGGAGACCATTGCAGCGATTGCTGCCCGGAATGCCGAGCTGTCATTGCTCTCTGAAAACTTTGAACAGTTGAAGATTACTGCCCAGCCGTTGATGGAGATCAAGGATGTTGCCTTTGTCTCATTCCTCAATAAACGCTCTGACACACTGCTCTACGAGGGGAAACGATACCCGTTGACGGCGCCCCTGACGGCGGGGACTGATCGTGTGATCAGCTTTTCAGAGCATGATGACGTTTTTGAATTTGTTGTGCCGGTGATAACGGTGAAGGCGGCAGAGGGGTTCTTTCTGCTGGAGGGGAATGGCGTTGATGCAACGGTCAGGGAGCAGATCGGCTGGGTCAGGATCGGTCTTTCCAAGGAGGTCATGAGCCGGTCCGAGCAGCGTATTATCATCCGGGGCAGTCTGCTGGCAGTTGTTTTTTCTGTTGTCGGCGCCCTGTTGCTGTATCTCTTTATCTCCCTGGCGACCAGGCCGCTGTACGCGCTTATCGATGCGGTCAAAGAGGTCCGGGAAGGTGAGCATCCCGAGGTTGACGTTTTGTCACCCAAGAGCGAAATAGGCCGCCTTACCGCAGAATTCAACCGGATGAGCCGGGCGATAAAAGAGCGGGAAGACGAACTGAAGCGGCATCGCGATCATCTTGAAGAGCTGGTTGCCGAACGCACGGCAGAGTTGACCATAGCAAAGGAACAGGCTGAGTCGGCCAATCGGGCTAAAAGTGATTTTCTCTCAAGTATGAGCCATGAGCTGCGCACGCCTCTGAACGCCATCCTGGGCTATGCCCAGATACTCCGGCTGCATAACAATCTGTCTGATATACAGCGGCAACAGCTGGATATCATGCGGAACAGTGGTGAACACCTGCTGACATTGATCAATGATATCCTTGATGTGGGCAAAATTGAGGCCAACAAGATGGATGTTGAGGATGCCGTGTTTGATCTGCCGGCCCTGATCGCCCAGGTCTTTAATCTTACCAAGCTGCAGGCAGAAGAGAAGGAGCTGAAGTTTTACTACGAGCCGGAAACTCCGTTGCCGGCCTATGTGCGCGGGGATGAGCGGAAACTTCGCCAGATCTTGCTGAACCTGCTTTCAAACGCGGTCAAATATACCCGGCGGGGCAGTGTCACCATGCGGGTGAGCTATGGACGTGCCGGGGACGGCCTGTTTCGCTGCGAGGTGGCTGATACCGGTATCGGTATCCCTGCGGATAAACTGGATGCCATCTTTGAGCCGTTTACGCAGCTCACAAACGACCGGCAGGCCCGTGAAGGGACCGGGCTCGGGCTTAACATCACCAGGCGTCTGCTGACGCTCATACAGGGCACTATGGGGGTGGAGAGCACACATGGTAAAGGCAGCACGTTCTGGCTGGAGGTGCCGCTGGCGTCATTGCTGGACGACGAAATCTCCCAGGAAAAGAGTGAACACCATGTTGTCGGCTATCGGGGACCGCGCAAGAGGGTCCTGGTTGTTGACGACACGGTTGGGAATACGGCCCTGCTTGTCTCATTGCTGGAACCTTTGGGCTTTGATCTTGATACGGCCCAGAACGGTCAGGAGGCCCTGCTGCTGGCATCGGAGCAACGGCCTGATCTGGTCGTGCTTGATCTGGTGATGCCCGAGCTGGATGGCTTGGAGTTTGCCACCCGTTTGAGGCAGAATAGTGCTTTTGCAGCAACAAAAATAATTGGCGCGTCGGCTACGGTAACGGACGGAGCATGCAAGGATGCCTTTGTCGCAGCCTGTGACGACTTTGTCACCAAGCCGATCCATATTGGTGTTCTGCTTGAAAAAATCGCCGGGCTGCTGGGGATTGAGTGGGAAACTGCGGTGTCTGCAGCCGCTCGCGATGACCGTGAGCCCAAAACCTGGAAAGAGGATGAGCCGTTTGTGGTCCCGCCGCCGGCAGAGCTGGAAGCACTGTATGAATTGGCCATGATGGGCGATATGCTGGAGATTGAGGCGTGGGCAACGGCACTGGCGGCACGGGACACTACCTACCGTTGTTTTGCCGACAGATTGCGTGAACTGGCAAAGGCGTTTAAGGCAAAAGCAATACTGGCGCTGGTAGAACAATACCGAGGAGCAGCTACATGA
- a CDS encoding radical SAM protein, with amino-acid sequence MADNSPAIRQFSRHVHLLYVPTLCCNLSCRYCYLGSQTDPTTLKLDAGRAVATLQQALQSFLAAGVLPFNVSLHGGEVTTLPAKVLDQLFSTINRHYLDHFDQLNALGYRKSAPHLKTNLFNFHKLYDLFDRHRVSISASIDLPLSLHAKYRTDRRGRSWLNRTIENLRLLARYPHNKKISATLYHEHLQDIPALIDGIWMLHRELGLDMNNFNIMFGFGSELNCQKFGGASELGLQQASEAEQVALYHALQQAFDGTELEEGLRRNWFDEFKPSYCTNTFNCGERFYLLQSDGAVWSCVRGQGVEQLQYGNIFTDRVEDILAEGSRRVRLLHQQQGLNPDCRACEYLQICHTGCPAVKLQNRSGKSYTCGLQKAIYRDNPVSYPPLGPLEQAAAVREYLLGMHPALLQDALTQEQPKNPVVLIPAELYDERNSLQALIAADPLLQQLYSPDAVVLELNGELLPLQSQILAPQRSLYSIGPDDRLVLHVRRSLFEANCTELIRNTLYIQLLRDTTVVYGDEQRSKQEHLITHQIFHNLLQPDLLLGEEWLTADLAGLLQLNSRYFIKNVLNNLFVTTGQLREYHYQKQKNNAFYHIQAINLPFQNFEFYWDSETVYVIKES; translated from the coding sequence TTGGCTGACAATAGCCCTGCCATCCGGCAGTTTTCCCGGCATGTGCACCTGCTGTATGTGCCCACCCTCTGCTGCAACCTTTCCTGCCGTTATTGTTATCTGGGCAGCCAGACCGATCCAACCACCCTGAAGCTGGATGCTGGCAGGGCAGTGGCCACCTTGCAGCAGGCGCTGCAGAGCTTTCTGGCTGCCGGGGTGTTGCCGTTCAATGTCTCGCTGCATGGCGGCGAGGTGACCACCCTGCCTGCAAAGGTGCTGGATCAGCTGTTCAGCACCATCAATCGCCACTATCTGGATCACTTTGACCAGCTGAACGCCCTGGGGTATCGCAAATCAGCCCCCCATCTGAAGACCAACCTGTTTAACTTCCACAAACTGTATGATCTGTTTGACCGGCACCGGGTCTCGATCAGCGCCAGCATCGATCTGCCGTTGTCCCTGCATGCCAAATACCGCACTGATCGCCGGGGGCGATCCTGGTTGAACCGCACCATTGAAAACCTGCGTCTGCTGGCCCGTTATCCCCACAATAAAAAGATCTCGGCCACGCTCTACCATGAGCACCTGCAGGATATCCCGGCCTTGATCGACGGGATCTGGATGCTTCACCGCGAGCTGGGCCTTGATATGAATAACTTCAACATCATGTTCGGCTTCGGGTCAGAGTTGAACTGTCAGAAATTTGGGGGGGCGTCTGAATTGGGGCTGCAGCAGGCCAGTGAAGCAGAGCAAGTAGCCCTGTACCATGCCCTGCAGCAGGCCTTTGATGGTACTGAACTGGAAGAGGGGTTACGCCGTAACTGGTTTGATGAGTTCAAGCCCAGTTACTGCACCAATACCTTTAACTGTGGTGAGCGGTTCTATCTGCTGCAGTCCGACGGGGCGGTCTGGTCCTGTGTGCGGGGGCAGGGGGTGGAGCAGCTGCAGTACGGCAACATCTTTACTGACCGGGTGGAGGATATCCTGGCGGAAGGCAGCCGCAGGGTCCGTCTGCTGCACCAGCAGCAGGGGCTTAATCCTGACTGCCGCGCCTGCGAGTACCTGCAGATCTGCCACACCGGCTGCCCGGCAGTCAAGCTGCAGAACCGCTCCGGCAAATCCTACACCTGCGGACTGCAAAAGGCGATTTACCGGGATAATCCTGTCTCTTACCCGCCGCTCGGGCCGCTGGAACAAGCGGCAGCAGTGCGGGAGTATCTGCTGGGGATGCACCCGGCCCTGCTGCAGGATGCGTTGACGCAGGAACAGCCAAAGAACCCGGTGGTGCTGATCCCGGCAGAGCTTTATGACGAGCGAAACAGTCTGCAGGCCTTGATTGCGGCTGACCCGTTGCTGCAGCAGCTCTACAGCCCGGATGCTGTTGTGCTGGAGCTGAATGGCGAGTTGCTGCCGCTGCAGTCCCAGATTCTGGCACCACAGCGCAGCCTTTACAGCATCGGGCCGGATGACCGGCTGGTACTGCATGTCCGGCGCTCTCTGTTTGAGGCCAACTGCACGGAGCTGATCCGCAACACCCTGTATATCCAGCTCTTGCGCGATACCACGGTGGTCTATGGCGATGAACAACGCAGCAAACAGGAACATCTGATCACCCACCAGATCTTTCACAACCTGCTGCAGCCTGACCTGTTGCTGGGGGAGGAATGGCTGACCGCAGACCTTGCAGGGTTGCTGCAGTTAAACAGCCGGTATTTCATCAAAAACGTGCTCAATAATTTGTTCGTGACCACCGGTCAGCTTCGGGAGTATCATTATCAAAAGCAGAAAAACAACGCCTTCTACCATATCCAGGCCATCAATCTACCGTTCCAGAACTTTGAGTTTTACTGGGACAGCGAGACAGTATATGTCATCAAAGAATCTTGA